One bacterium DNA segment encodes these proteins:
- a CDS encoding pseudouridine synthase: protein MRLNRFISQGGHCSRRRADDLIRTGQVRVNGQVVTELGSQVDPAVDEVRAEGRLVQSAARQVVLLLNKPKGVLCTASDPHGRRTVLDLVQLDLRVVPVGRLDGDSSGALLLTNDGDLMHRLLHPSGHVPKEYILLTDRELTAEELQRLTAGVRLDGRRTKPCELERIGRPGSRPRYRMVLTEGRNRQIRRMMTDQGVTVERLHRRSIAGLTVEGLEPGEWRVLLRKEIDQLRRLCRPLVDGEEKSLPPGSTPAPGVGQVRKRVPGSRQAGFKTTKARKPSRNSHHG, encoded by the coding sequence ATGAGGTTGAACCGCTTCATCTCCCAGGGGGGGCATTGCAGCCGGCGTCGGGCGGACGATCTGATCCGCACGGGCCAGGTGCGGGTGAACGGTCAGGTGGTCACGGAGCTGGGCAGCCAGGTTGATCCCGCCGTGGATGAGGTGCGGGCCGAGGGCCGGCTGGTCCAGTCCGCCGCCCGCCAAGTGGTCCTGCTCCTCAACAAGCCCAAGGGGGTTCTCTGCACCGCCAGCGATCCGCACGGCCGGCGGACCGTGTTGGATCTGGTGCAGCTTGACCTGCGCGTCGTGCCGGTGGGACGGCTGGACGGGGATTCCTCCGGCGCCCTGCTCCTGACCAATGATGGTGATCTGATGCATCGCCTGCTCCATCCCTCGGGCCATGTGCCCAAGGAGTACATCCTGTTGACGGACCGGGAATTGACGGCAGAGGAGCTGCAGCGCTTGACGGCCGGCGTGCGCCTGGACGGGCGCCGCACCAAACCGTGCGAACTGGAGCGGATCGGTCGGCCGGGCAGCCGGCCCCGCTACCGGATGGTTCTGACCGAGGGCCGCAATCGGCAGATCCGCCGCATGATGACGGATCAGGGTGTGACGGTGGAGCGCCTGCATCGCCGCAGCATCGCCGGCTTGACCGTGGAAGGGCTTGAGCCCGGTGAATGGCGCGTGCTGCTGCGCAAAGAGATCGATCAGCTGCGTCGCTTGTGTCGGCCGCTGGTCGACGGCGAGGAAAAAAGCCTCCCGCCCGGCTCCACTCCCGCCCCGGGTGTTGGCCAGGTCCGGAAGCGGGTTCCAGGATCGAGGCAGGCCGGATTCAAAACGACCAAGGCCAGGAAGCCAAGCCGGAACTCTCATCATGGCTGA
- the scpB gene encoding SMC-Scp complex subunit ScpB, which yields MRQHPRLVPGPEEIQPGLFATEEATSWEGGDPHFEETRPEDLPMDGRDVLEVLVFASDEVLETARLARLLERSEEELQDLIAALNQDYAAQGRSFRLVHLAGGWQLAACPRYAPILRRLLKERVRPRLSRAALETLAVVAFRQPVTKGDIEAVRGVKSDAVLRTLLERSLVMISGRSEGVGRPLLYRTTREFLETFALGSLQDLPRLREVQDWLKGARDRGPEDLPPDPLAPRQPPLDEGLDIAHSGMVGQDGLPA from the coding sequence ATGAGACAGCATCCCAGACTTGTGCCTGGACCTGAAGAGATCCAGCCCGGGCTTTTCGCGACGGAGGAGGCGACATCGTGGGAGGGGGGCGATCCCCACTTCGAGGAGACGCGGCCGGAGGACCTCCCGATGGATGGCCGGGATGTCCTGGAGGTGCTCGTTTTCGCTTCCGATGAAGTGCTGGAGACAGCCCGGCTGGCCAGGCTCCTGGAACGCAGCGAAGAAGAGCTGCAGGATCTCATCGCCGCCCTCAACCAGGACTATGCCGCCCAGGGCCGCTCCTTTCGCCTGGTTCATCTGGCCGGCGGCTGGCAACTGGCGGCCTGTCCCCGCTATGCCCCCATCCTGCGCCGACTCCTGAAGGAGCGGGTCCGGCCGCGATTGAGCCGGGCGGCCCTGGAAACCCTTGCCGTGGTGGCCTTCCGCCAGCCGGTGACCAAGGGTGACATCGAAGCCGTCCGCGGCGTGAAATCGGACGCCGTGCTGCGCACCCTGCTCGAGAGGAGCCTGGTGATGATCAGCGGACGAAGCGAGGGAGTCGGTCGCCCGCTGCTCTATCGCACCACGCGGGAATTCCTGGAGACCTTCGCCCTGGGGTCGCTGCAGGATCTGCCCCGACTGCGGGAGGTGCAGGACTGGCTCAAGGGCGCCCGGGATCGGGGGCCGGAGGACTTGCCGCCCGATCCCCTCGCTCCCCGGCAGCCACCTCTGGACGAGGGGTTGGACATCGCCCATAGCGGGATGGTTGGCCAGGATGGGCTGCCGGCATGA